The following is a genomic window from Thiohalomonas denitrificans.
CAGTTCAGCCGCGAGGTGGACGCCCTTATCTATAATGCCTCGCCGGTCAGTTCCATGGAAATCCTGGGCTGGCCGGGGGTCCTCGAAGCTGCCCGCCCCGACCCCGATCAGCTTCAGGAGCGCTTCACGGCGCTGCTCGAAGAGGCCCTGAAGGAACTGGTGGCTACCCGCGAACGGGAGGGCGACCGGCTCGAATCATTGATTTTACAACGTTGCGACGCCATCGAAGAGGTGCTGAAAGAGGTCCGCACACGCCTGCCGGAACTCCAGCAGCGACTTCGCGAACGCCTGGAACAGCGCCTGGCAGAGGCTCGTGCAGAGCTGGACGAGGGGCGACTGGAACAGGAACTGGTCTATTTTGCCAACAAACTCGACGTGGATGAAGAGCTGGATCGGCTTGATGCGCATATCGACGAGGTACGCCGGGTCCTGAAGGAGAAAAAACCGGTCGGCAGACGACTCGACTTCCTGATGCAGGAACTGAACCGCGAAGCCAACACACTCGCCTCGAAATCCAGCGATACCATGGTAACCCGCGCCTCGGTCGACCTGAAGGTCTACATCGAACAGATGCGCGAACAGGTGCAGAACATCGAATAGATGATGCGGTGAGCCTGCGAACCCCATCAACGGTGTACGTCGAGCAAATAACACGAAATGCCATCAACATCCGGTAACGCGCAGGTAACTGCAACGAACACATCAAGGAGTTGATTTATGACGGCAAATGCTGCCGCCCACGGTACGCTGTTCATCATCTCCGCGCCCTCCGGGGCGGGGAAGACCAGCCTGGTCAAGGCGCTGGTGGCATCCACCGCTGCGCTGG
Proteins encoded in this region:
- a CDS encoding YicC/YloC family endoribonuclease, with amino-acid sequence MLRSMTAFARQEIQGNWGALALELRSVNHRYLEIALRLPEEFRAREPAIREQVGKQLGRGKVDVSLRYTPPSGGAELQLNQALAKQLAQFSREVDALIYNASPVSSMEILGWPGVLEAARPDPDQLQERFTALLEEALKELVATREREGDRLESLILQRCDAIEEVLKEVRTRLPELQQRLRERLEQRLAEARAELDEGRLEQELVYFANKLDVDEELDRLDAHIDEVRRVLKEKKPVGRRLDFLMQELNREANTLASKSSDTMVTRASVDLKVYIEQMREQVQNIE